The following nucleotide sequence is from Zingiber officinale cultivar Zhangliang chromosome 10A, Zo_v1.1, whole genome shotgun sequence.
GAGATTAGACATACTTTAGTTTTCTCCAGAGATAATAGGTAAGCTGCCATGAAATTTGCTATGCTGTCGACAACATCCTCTTGGTTAACAAGAACATAATCTTCATCTGAGCCATTCTCCCCATCAATATGCTTATCCTCCCATGAGTCTGTGGCATTAATAATGTTCCAAGATGCAGTATCATCTGCTTCAAAGAAAACATATGAGTTAGAGTCCTTCATGGACATGGGTATAAATTAAAGCAGTattcattttctaaactactttgAAATCTCCGAACAGAAGAGTGTGCAAACTCAGAAACAAAGGGATATCTCTACGAGGAACAAAGGAGAGCACCTATTCAATTCATTTCATGAGCAAGGGAAACTTTTCAAAGCATGTGGAGGATAGGTGTTAATGAGATACAGTGACGATAAGTTATGTTATGTCAACCATAAGTGAATAAACATAGGATTGGATTATAAGTTTGTAAATAGTAGTATAATTCAAATCCAATCTAAGATCAAGATTGTATAAGTCAGACTACCATGGTCTAGAGACACTATGAGAATGTCTAATACCACTTGATGTAACCCTAGGAACAAATCTACCCCAGAGAATCTCACgaagaggaaattttattaaaattggaGAGAAACATTACATGAGGAATTGAGAGGcccatatttattttttatttaaaaaaaaactatttctctTAAAATATGATCTAACTTTACCCGGTTTATAATGCATAGTAAAACCATAATAATGGGCTAATAACAAATCTTTACAACTCAAAACCTTAAAATCTTTTAACCATGAGATTATCTACTGCAATAGTTACTTCTCCATAATGCAACATTCATATAAACTagcatgttggatcgagaaagcACAACATAGCATACCTTGAATACTTTGAGAAACTGAAGATCTGATATTTCCAAGTTTTTCTAGGAAGTTCGGTGATTCTACCTTCGATTTGAGAAGGGAACATAGCTGCACAAAGAAAAGACTCCAAAGACTATAAAAATAAACTACAATGGAGATAAGCTAAGAAAAAAAGGCAGTCTAATGAATTAGAAATAAAAGCACTACGTTAAGGAATGAACACATACAAGCAAGAATGACATTTACATAAAACAAATAGACAGAACAAACAGTTGTTctcaaaagaatatatatatatatatatatatatatatatatatatatatcttgatGAACTTTGTAAAAGTGCTCCACCTTGCAAATATCTATACACATTTATCCATTTGTATGTGCTAAACTTTGATCATCAAACAAAACGTCAAGGGTTTATAATAGAAACAAGTGATGCTTCTATATCATGAAATGATTTGCATTGATTTGGCATAATACTAGTAAATAAGTAAATCAGCAATAGGTAAGCAGTCTGAAGCATACATTTCTTCTCTCAACAGAAAGTTGAATGGTCTTTAttactatattttttttgttggaGAGTTGAACAAAGTTCCAAGACAATGATTATAAACAGTACAGGAATTTCCAAACGAGTCCGTCCTTGATAGGTGTTCAATCAGAACAAATTGCATCAAAGGTCACAAAATCTAGTTCTCGACTGTAGTACTAGCAAATGAAGACAATAAGTTAGTCAAAAGCATAAAGATAATTGCGTGTCATAAAGCAAAACTTCCAACGAAACCAGAAAAACATTCATGAGTGGTCATTGTTCAATCATCTTAGTTTCGGGATTATTAAAATTTTCCAAACTGATATCTGGCATACCTCATCGGCCCCGGAATCCGTGGCAGATTGCGACTGCCGAGGCGAGCGCTCTCCGTGATCCACCGGGACGGAGGGGCCGGGGTCCAGATCGGGGTTCTCGAGCAATTCGAGGGCCATCCTGCAATTTTCGAGCACAGTCTCGAGGGCCCGTCGCTTGACGCGGAAGTGATCGTCGTCGGCTGGCTCCTGGCGAGGGGTGCGCGGATCGGGATAATTGGAGGCTTCCATGGCGACGGAGCTTGAGGAGGACTGACGAGTCTTCGACGGCCCTCGACGAGGGCTTCGAAATTGCCGTGCCGTGTCGCCTCGGCGGCGGCGGCTCTATTTTGTACTCCTACccactttaattaattaaaatttccttttaaccctaAACATAATTACCCCAGACATTTCGGATATATTGTTACTTCACCCCTCCCTGATCCGTTGATGTGGGCCAATGATAGAGataatgttgttgttgttgtcccATCAAATCATCATATTTACGATCAGTCAAATTTCATATAAAAATTTTCACTTAGATTGATGAGATAACTCACCTATTGGGCCTTTTCCAGTTGTAGCGCATGCCTGGCGTCCTTGATCACTCCCAACTTCGCCTTCTCTCCCAAATGTCTATACCGAATTAAGTCAAATAAAATAGCTGTATACTGGCTTCAATTTTGTTATAATTACATTACCTTGTTATGCGAAGGCGTGTTAAACAGCAAAATGATTGAGATTATCCTGTAGCAGAGGTTTTTAGGCATGGCTTATCAAGTAACCAATGGAACTTAACAAACCAGTTCTAAGATATCTATGACACCCTTTGGCCTTTACAGGCTTCCCTCAGTTGCCATCTGAACTATTTGGCTGCTCAACAAAATATTCAGTCAATAGTGCGTTCTGTTAACTGAGCTAGATAGGTAGATCAATCAAGTAACCAATGGAAAATAAGGATGTGACCGATGTATTTATTGAATATAGATCATGATTCGATCGGTAAGTAAAAGAAACGTCAGTATCGAATAAGGAAGGAATTTCAGCGTTGGTCCTTTGATGCTCAAATCAGTCATCGACATGAAGAAAAAGATGGAACAACAGTGGTGCAAGCGTAAATAGTAAAT
It contains:
- the LOC122027646 gene encoding uncharacterized protein LOC122027646: MEASNYPDPRTPRQEPADDDHFRVKRRALETVLENCRMALELLENPDLDPGPSVPVDHGERSPRQSQSATDSGADELCSLLKSKVESPNFLEKLGNIRSSVSQSIQDDTASWNIINATDSWEDKHIDGENGSDEDYVLVNQEDVVDSIANFMAAYLLSLEKTKELTPDQLQEVLCKAFSVKKRKSRLRKAWQGSQIIYNVASWSATAIGIYQNPAILESATAAIWSSSNAISKLF